A genomic segment from Dendropsophus ebraccatus isolate aDenEbr1 chromosome 7, aDenEbr1.pat, whole genome shotgun sequence encodes:
- the LOC138797221 gene encoding kazal-type serine protease inhibitor domain-containing protein 1-like has product MSSVQSLLLVLLILSFSSPTLLWILPYKGWFNEVEGKENCPPCQEYHCPRVPRRCLAGRVKDRCNCCWECANMEGQLCDLPSQKPHYGTCREGLLCQVVAGYSEEPQCVCPTQENVCGTDRKTYKNICRLQDAVRTRKRVLSLAHTGPCQEAPLLISSPRDTVAVVGRSVLLGCEVSAQPTAEIEWRKEGMDRPLPGDHSHVIVQSRGGPQRHLGTGWLQIHQVKQRDAGLYTCRAWNMFGEVSGSARLHIIPPDSPQASQVTHHLVGVFDVSDDEDDLSREGPSGSHE; this is encoded by the exons ATGTCTTCCGTCCAGTCCCTGTTGCTGGTGTTGTTGATCCTATCCTTCTCTTCCCCAACCTTGCTTTGGATTTTGCCCTATAAAGGATGGTTCAATGAGGTAGAGGGCAAAGAGAACTGTCCACCATGTCAGGAATACCACTGCCCCCGAGTGCCTCGTCGCTGCCTGGCTGGAAGAGTGAAGGACCGCTGCAACTGCTGCTGGGAATGTGCCAACATGGAGGGGCAACTGTGTGACCTGCCATCGCAGAAACCGCACTATGGCACCTGCAGGGAGGGCTTACTGTGTCAGGTGGTGGCGGGGTACAGCGAGGAGCCCCAGTGTGTCTGCCCCACTCAGGAGAACGTGTGTGGGACCGACCGCAAGACCTACAAAAACATCTGCCGGCTACAGGATGCCGTACGCACCCGCAAGAGAGTCCTCAGCCTGGCGCACACCGGACCATGTCAAGAAG CCCCGCTTCTGATCAGTTCTCCTCGGGACACAGTGGCCGTAGTTGGTCGCAGCGTCCTTCTGGGCTGTGAAGTTTCTGCACAACCAACAGCGGAGATAGAATGGAGAAAGGAGGGGATGGACAGACCACTGCCTGGGGATCACAGCCATGTCATTGTACAG TCTCGTGGAGGACCTCAGCGGCATCTGGGGACTGGTTGGCTGCAGATTCATCAGGTCAAGCAAAGGGATGCCGGCTTATACACCTGCCGGGCATGGAATATGTTTGGAGAAGTGTCCGGATCAGCAAGACTGCACATCATCCCACCAG ATTCTCCACAAGCCTCACAAGTCACCCATCACCTGGTTGGGGTCTTCGATGTGTCAGACGATGAGGATGACCTGTCCAGAGAGGGGCCTTCAGGGTCACACGAGTGA